Proteins found in one Parcubacteria group bacterium genomic segment:
- the lepA gene encoding translation elongation factor 4, whose product MKNIRNFCIIAHIDHGKSTLADRMLEITKTVEARKMKEQLLDQMDLERERGITIKMQPVRMNYKYQPNQNSPHPNPLLSKERGQEEYILNLIDTPGHVDFGYEVSRSLAAVEGAVLLVDATKGVQAQTLANLYQAIDHNLEIIPVANKIDLPNADVEKTKAEIMHIIGCKEEDILEVSGKTGEGVDKLLQRIVEVVPAPSGDETKPLRALVFDSKYDIYKGVLAYVRVIDGGISAEEEILMLATGAKSDVIEVGYFKPDFQKTQRLKVGEIGYIATGFKSVEYCKVGDTVTLSKFEKQIEKLPGYREVSPMVYASFYPTSGDDYNLMRDALSKLKLNDAAFVFEPESNLALGRGFRCGFLGLLHLEIIQARLEAEFELSPTITTPGVVYEVQLTGKSQEARLKVYSPSELPDPSTIEAIFEPYVSLEIISPSNYLGAIMEMMRNTRAEYLDTEYLNSERMILKFNCPLTDVITNLHDDLKSATSGYASMTYALSDYRANELIKLDIIIAEEKVEAFSRIVPKIWAHSEGKRIVEKLKDSIPRQNFQIAIQAAIGGKVLARETVKAFRKDVTSGLYGGDITRKRKLLEKQKKGKKKMKNIGKVAIPSEAFLAVLKK is encoded by the coding sequence TTTAGAGCGTGAGCGGGGGATTACGATCAAGATGCAACCGGTCAGAATGAACTACAAATATCAACCTAATCAAAATTCACCTCACCCTAACCCTCTCCTTAGTAAGGAGAGGGGACAAGAAGAATATATTTTGAATCTGATAGATACTCCTGGACACGTCGATTTTGGTTATGAGGTTTCACGCTCACTTGCCGCCGTAGAAGGGGCGGTACTTTTGGTTGATGCGACTAAGGGCGTGCAAGCGCAGACACTGGCCAATCTTTACCAAGCGATTGATCATAATTTGGAAATTATTCCAGTGGCCAACAAAATTGATCTCCCGAACGCCGATGTGGAAAAAACCAAAGCGGAGATTATGCATATTATCGGTTGCAAAGAAGAGGACATTTTGGAAGTGTCGGGGAAAACCGGCGAGGGCGTGGATAAACTTTTGCAACGAATTGTGGAAGTTGTGCCGGCGCCGAGCGGTGATGAAACCAAACCACTGCGCGCGCTGGTGTTTGATTCAAAATATGACATCTATAAAGGCGTTCTGGCTTATGTGCGTGTGATTGACGGGGGAATTTCCGCTGAGGAAGAAATCTTGATGTTGGCCACAGGCGCAAAAAGTGATGTGATTGAAGTGGGCTATTTCAAACCGGATTTTCAAAAAACCCAAAGACTAAAAGTCGGCGAAATTGGTTACATTGCAACCGGATTCAAGAGTGTTGAATACTGCAAAGTTGGTGATACGGTCACACTTTCCAAATTTGAAAAGCAAATTGAAAAACTACCGGGTTATCGCGAAGTTAGTCCGATGGTTTATGCTTCATTTTACCCGACTTCCGGCGATGATTACAATCTGATGCGCGACGCGCTTTCGAAATTAAAATTAAACGACGCCGCTTTTGTTTTTGAACCAGAAAGCAACTTGGCGCTCGGTCGTGGTTTTCGTTGTGGCTTTTTGGGACTATTGCATCTGGAAATTATTCAAGCTCGTTTGGAAGCGGAATTTGAATTGAGTCCGACCATCACAACGCCCGGTGTAGTCTATGAAGTCCAGCTGACCGGCAAAAGTCAGGAAGCGCGTTTGAAGGTCTATTCTCCATCCGAACTGCCTGATCCCTCCACAATTGAGGCCATTTTTGAACCCTACGTCAGTTTGGAAATAATTTCACCTTCCAACTATCTTGGTGCGATTATGGAGATGATGCGAAATACGCGCGCCGAATATCTTGACACGGAATACCTTAACAGCGAACGGATGATTTTGAAATTTAACTGTCCGCTCACTGATGTGATTACTAATCTGCATGATGATCTCAAAAGTGCCACTTCCGGTTATGCTTCGATGACTTATGCGCTTTCCGATTACAGAGCTAATGAGCTGATTAAGTTGGATATTATCATTGCCGAAGAAAAAGTGGAAGCTTTTTCCCGGATCGTGCCAAAAATTTGGGCGCACAGCGAAGGAAAAAGGATCGTGGAGAAATTAAAAGATTCCATTCCCCGGCAGAATTTCCAAATCGCGATCCAAGCGGCGATCGGTGGCAAAGTGCTGGCACGCGAAACTGTCAAAGCTTTTCGCAAGGATGTGACCAGCGGGCTTTATGGCGGAGACATCACCCGCAAAAGAAAGCTTTTGGAAAAACAGAAAAAAGGCAAGAAAAAGATGAAAAACATCGGCAAAGTCGCCATTCCGTCCGAAGCTTTTTTGGCGGTTTTGAAGAAATAA